One region of Carya illinoinensis cultivar Pawnee chromosome 8, C.illinoinensisPawnee_v1, whole genome shotgun sequence genomic DNA includes:
- the LOC122274254 gene encoding GDSL esterase/lipase EXL3-like: MPSFSSCSVLFTLIIFSVLFCNSKASIQLPPNETIPAVIAFGDSIVDPGNNNYLTTVVKCNFPPYGQDFKGKVPTGRFGNGKVPSDLIAEELGIKELVPAYLDPHLQPQDLITGVCFASGGSGYDPLIPKLVSVLSMSDQLEMFKEYKEKLKGIVGEERTNFILSKSLFLVVAGSDDIANTYFVSHARELEYDVPSYTDLMLDKATTFFKEIYEQGARRIGVLSAPPIGCVPSQRTLAGGILRQCSEKYNQAAKLFNMKLSASLDSLNRNLPNSKMIYLDVYSPLLDLIENPKKYGFEFANEGCCGTGKIEVAILCNPASPTCTDASKYIFWDSYHPTEAAYRTLVPIFLQKYFSRFF, encoded by the exons atgccttctttttcttcttgttctgtATTGTTTACTCTGATaattttttctgttcttttctgCAATTCTAAGGCTTCCATACAGCTGCCACCGAATGAAACCATTCCAGCAGTTATAGCGTTTGGTGATTCAATCGTGGATCCGGGCAACAACAATTACCTGACAACTGTGGTTAAGTGCAATTTCCCACCCTATGGGCAGGATTTTAAAGGAAAAGTTCCAACAGGAAGATTCGGCAATGGAAAGGTTCCCTCAGACTTGATAG CGGAAGAATTGGGAATAAAAGAGCTTGTGCCAGCATACTTGGATCCACATCTTCAACCTCAAGACTTGATCACAGGAGTATGTTTCGCTTCAGGTGGCTCAGGATATGATCCCTTGATACCCAAACTAGTG TCAGTACTATCAATGTCCGATCAATTAGAAATGTTCAAAGAATACAAAGAGAAGCTTAAAGGAATTGTTGGTGAAGAGAGGACAAACTTCATCTTGTCAAAAAGTCTATTTCTGGTGGTAGCGGGAAGCGATGACATTGCCAATACATATTTCGTTTCTCATGCACGGGAATTGGAGTACGATGTCCCTTCCTATACTGACCTTATGCTCGACAAGGCTACCACATTCTTTAAG GAAATATATGAGCAAGGGGCACGAAGGATTGGAGTACTGAGTGCACCGCCGATTGGATGTGTGCCGTCACAAAGAACTCTGGCAGGAGGAATACTGAGACAGTGTTCGGAAAAGTACAACCAAGCAGCAAAACTGTTCAACATGAAACTGTCAGCAAGTTTGGATTCCCTTAACAGAAACCTACCCAACAGCAAGATGATCTATCTTGACGTTTACAGCCCTCTACTCGATCTCAttgaaaaccctaaaaaatATG GTTTTGAGTTTGCGAATGAAGGATGCTGTGGTACAGGGAAAATAGAAGTAGCTATACTATGTAACCCAGCGTCTCCCACCTGTACAGAtgcatctaaatatattttttgggatAGTTATCATCCCACGGAAGCAGCATATAGAACCCTTGTTCCTATATTCCTCCAAAAGTACTTCAGTAGATTCTTCTGA
- the LOC122319066 gene encoding SKP1-like protein 1B — protein sequence MSSGRKIALRSSDGETFEVDEAVALESQTIKHMIEDDCADNGIPLPNVTSKILSKVIEYCKKHVEAPKAEDRAASLDEDLKAWDAEFVKVDQATLFELILAANYLNIKSLLDLTCQTVADMIKGKTPEEIRKTFNIKNDFTPEEEEEVRRENQWAFE from the exons ATGTCGTCGGGGAGGAAGATAGCGCTGAGGAGCTCGGACGGCGAGACTTTCGAGGTGGATGAGGCGGTGGCACTGGAATCTCAGACGATCAAGCACATGATCGAGGACGACTGCGCCGACAATGGCATACCGCTCCCGAACGTGACCAGCAAAATTCTCTCCAAGGTCATAGAGTACTGCAAGAAACACGTCGAGGCCCCCAAGGCCGAGGACCGCGCCGCCTCCCTCGATGAGGACCTCAAGGCCTGGGACGCAGAGTTCGTCAAGGTCGACCAGGCCACCCTTTTCGAACTTATCCTG GCTGCAAACTATCTGAACATCAAGAGTTTGCTGGATCTGACTTGCCAGACAGTGGCTGACATGATCAAGGGCAAAACCCCCGAGGAAATCCGCAAGACattcaacatcaagaatgacTTCACaccagaggaagaagaggaggttCGCAGGGAGAACCAATGGGCCTTTGAGTAA
- the LOC122274353 gene encoding uncharacterized protein LOC122274353, whose translation MNVEDKLIWGPSEKGLYSVKSGYQVEIDKKKAITRETSERSRHDGRWKSIWELNVPGKVKTFMWKAGNDLLATKWNLFKRKILDDPLCPTCQTDTETVMHLLWQCPTANVVWTEMTTPIQKWNVAEDDFLSMWGRMKGKLTEPDLEMIAATMRMLWMRRNELVFDKKFKSPRTVIRASKESLQEYQTANQMLKRGNNFAMVVRDEKGDVLAAACGQRKYLHHPATAESLALRREAEICTELNYTKVILEGDAKGIIEAVNREAEDLSIYENIIQEIKRYFRNRKEWEVRFVKREMNTVAHILARTTLQFDTKRIWIEETPEIVLSDLLKDKLCNG comes from the exons ATGAATGTAGAGGATAAACTTATATGGGGCCCTTCAGAAAAAGGGCTATACTCGGTCAAAAGTGGGTATCAAGTGGAGATTGACAAGAAAAAGGCTATCACAAGGGAAACTTCAGAGAGAAGCAGGCATGATGGAAGATGGAAGAGTATCTGGGAGCTTAATGTACCGGGGAAGGTAAAGACATTTATGTGGAAAGCAGGCAATGATCTATTAGCCACTAAATGGAaccttttcaagagaaaaattcTGGATGACCCTCTATGCCCAACATGCCAGACAGATACTGAAACTGTGATGCATCTTTTATGGCAATGCCCGACAGCTAATGTTGTATGGACAGAAATGACTACCCCTATTCAGAAATGGAATGTGGCTGAAGATGACTTTCTAAGTATGTGGGGAAGGATGAAAGGTAAACTAACAGAACCTGATTTGGAGATGATAGCAGCAACGATGAGAATGCTATGGATGAGGAGAAATGAGTTAGTTTTTGACAAGAAGTTTAAAAGCCCAAGGACTGTTATCAGAGCTTCAAAGGAGTCACTACAGGAGTACCAGACAGCAAATCAGATGCTAAAAAGGGGCAATAATTTCGCTATGGTTGTAAG AGATGAAAAGGGGGACGTATTGGCAGCAGCTTGTGGACAAAGGAAGTACTTACATCACCCAGCAACAGCAGAAAGTCTTGCCTTGAGAAGGGAAGCAGAGATTTGTACAGAATTGAATTACACGAAAGTAATACTGGAAGGGGATGCAAAGGGGATTATAGAGGCAGTAAATAGAGAAGCAGAAGACTTGTCTATCTACGAAAATATTATACAGGAGATAAAGAGATACTTTAGAAATAGAAAAGAGTGGGAGGTGAGATTTGTAAAAAGAGAGATGAATACAGTGGCCCACATACTAGCTAGAACAACTTTACAATTTGATACCAAGAGAATATGGATTGAGGAAACACCAGAAATTGTATTGAGTGATCTGTTGAAAGATAAACTTTGTAACGGATGA
- the LOC122274354 gene encoding uncharacterized protein LOC122274354 produces MAHTFFRKLLTYVSSEDDSDVVLNEEADGQSSRHRDNRQSRKFIRHDHIQGHERLFRDYFTENLVYPSNLFQMRFWMSRPLFLHILNEIEYYEPYFVHRRDNTGRLGLSSMQKITVALRMMVYGVTGDFMDEYIRIGESTAIESLKKFSETIVSVFSDEYMWSLNANDITQLFAVAEQQGFPRMLGSINCMHWKWKNYPEAWKGMYSGHIREPTVILVAVVSYDL; encoded by the coding sequence ATGGCTCATACATTTTTTCGCAAATTGTTGACATACGTATCctctgaagatgatagcgatgttGTTCTTAATGAGGAGGCTGATGGACAGTCATCGAGGCATCGTGACAATCGCCAAAGTCGAAAGTTTATTCGGCATGATCATATTCAGGGGCACGAGCGCCTATTTCGCGATTATTTTACAGAAAATCTagtatatccctcgaatctatttcaaatgagattttggatGAGCCGTCCCCTATTTCTCCATATTCTAAATGAGATAGAGTATTACGAGCCATACTTCGTCCATAGAAGAGATAATACTGGAAGACTcggtttatcttctatgcaaaagATAACTGTAGCACTTAGAATGATGGTGTATGgggttactggagattttatggatgaatatatACGCATTGGTGAAAGCACCGCAATAGAGAGCCTCAAAAAATTCTCTGAGACAATAGTAAgtgttttttcagatgaatatATGTGGTCTCTAAATGCCAACGATATTACCCAATTGTTTGCTGTTGCTGAACAACAAGGATTCCCTAGAATGCTGGGAAGCATTAactgcatgcattggaagtggaaaaattatCCCGAAGCctggaaaggtatgtactctgGCCACATCCGTGAACCTACTGTTATTTTAGTAGCAGTTGTTTCATATGATCTCTAa